The following coding sequences are from one Cygnus atratus isolate AKBS03 ecotype Queensland, Australia chromosome 15, CAtr_DNAZoo_HiC_assembly, whole genome shotgun sequence window:
- the ELFN1 gene encoding protein ELFN1 has translation MAGRRWAATPALCVCVAAVSLLHAGGVRADCWLIEGDKGFVWLAICSQNQPPYESIPQQINSTIVDLRLNDNKIKSVQYASLSRFGNLTYLNLTKNEISYIEDGAFSGQFNLQVLQLGYNRLRNLTEGILRGLGKLEYLYLQANLIESVTPNAFWECPNIVNIDLSMNRIQRLDSNTFRGLNKLSVCELYSNPFYCSCELLGFLQWLEAFTNMTRTYDRMQCDSPPDYMGYYLLGQGRTGYRNALSMLSSLCTGGSYTVIPRFIPPRYQVTTAPSESPCSEEECSSGDGTTPQFSLFTPIGETEVRPNIQVKHLNHNSAVLTVQIPYPFSKMYILSQFENGFSSMITKLRKKEENITVSNLVAQRDYTYCVVSVHQYSKYNHTCVTITPTRPNRKEPVPTPSTATHYIMTILGCLFGMVIVLGVVYYCLRKRRQQEEKHKKAAGSMKKTIIELKYGPEMETTSITQLSQGQMLGGETVTRIPYLPSAGEVEQYKLIDSSETPKATKGNYMEVRTGEQPERRDCELSLPPDTQSSVAEISTIAKEVDKVNQIINNCIDALKSESTSFQGVKSGAVSTVEPQLVLLSEQIPSKHGFLSPVYKESYNHPLQRHHSMEAAPKRSSTSSSGSIRSPRSYRSEGSGHKSEAKYIEKTSPTTDTILTVTPAAAILRAEAEKIRQYSEHRHSYPGSHQGEQHDSMAGRKPSILEPLTRPRPRDLAYSQLSPQYHNLSYTSSPEYTCKPSHSIWERFKLNRKRHKDEEEYMAAGHALRKKVQFAKDEDLHDILDYWKGVSAQQKS, from the coding sequence ATGGCAGGTCGCCGGTGGGCCGCGACGCCAGCCCTCTGCGTGTGCGTGGCAGCCGTCTCCCTCCTGCACGCCGGCGGGGTGCGGGCGGACTGCTGGCTCATCGAGGGGGACAAGGGTTTCGTCTGGCTGGCCATCTGCAGCCAAAACCAGCCCCCCTACGAGTCCATCCCCCAGCAGATCAACAGCACCATCGTGGACTTGCGGCTGAACGACAACAAGATCAAGAGCGTGCAGTACGCCTCGCTCAGCCGCTTCGGCAACCTGACATACCTCAACCTGACGAAGAACGAGATCTCCTACATCGAGGACGGTGCCTTTTCGGGACAGTTCAAcctccaggtgctgcagctgggttaCAACCGACTGAGGAACCTCACTGAGGGCATCCTGCGGGGCCTGGGGAAGCTGGAGTACCTCTATCTCCAGGCCAACCTCATCGAGTCCGTCACCCCCAACGCCTTCTGGGAGTGCCCCAACATAGTGAACATTGACCTGTCCATGAACAGGATCCAGAGACTCGACAGCAACACTTTTAGGGGCTTAAACAAGCTCTCTGTCTGTGAACTCTACAGTAACCCCTTCTACTGCTCCTGTGAGCTCCTCGGCTTCCTGCAATGGCTGGAGGCGTTCACCAACATGACACGCACTTATGACCGGATGCAGTGCGACTCCCCACCGGACTACATGGGCTACTACTTGTTAGGCCAAGGCCGGACTGGCTACCGCAATGCTCTGAGCATGCTCTCGTCCCTTTGCACCGGTGGCTCCTACACTGTGATCCCTCGTTTTATCCCTCCCCGCTACCAAGTGACCACAGCACCCTCCGAGAGCCCGTGCTCTGAGGAGGAGTGCTCCTCCGGTGACGGCACCACCCCACAGTTCTCCCTCTTCACGCCCATCGGCGAGACAGAGGTGCGCCCTAACATCCAGGTGAAGCACCTCAACCACAACTCGGCCGTCCTCACCGTGCAGATCCCCTACCCCTTCAGCAAGATGTACATCCTCTCCCAGTTTGAAAACGGCTTCTCCTCCATGATCACCAAGCtcaggaagaaggaggagaacaTCACCGTGAGCAACCTAGTAGCACAAAGAGATTACACCTACTGTGTGGTCTCTGTCCACCAATACTCCAAGTACAACCACACCTGTGTCACCATCACGCCCACCAGACCCAACCGCAAGGAGCCGGTGCCCACCCCTTCCACTGCCACCCATTATATCATGACAATCCTGGGCTGTCTCTTTGGCATGGTGATCGTCTTGGGCGTCGTGTATTACTGTCTCCGAAAGAGGCGCCAGCAAGAAGAGAAGCACAAAAAGGCTGCCGGCAGCATGAAGAAGACCATCATTGAGCTGAAATACGGGCCAGAAATGGAGACCACCAGCATCACCCAGCTGTCCCAAGGACAGATGCTGGGCGGGGAGACGGTGACCCGCATCCCCTACCTGCCTTCCGCTGGAGAGGTCGAGCAGTACAAGCTGATCGACAGCAGTGAGACCCCCAAGGCTACCAAGGGCAACTACATGGAGGTGAGGACAGGGGAGCAGCCTGAGAGGCGAGACTGTGAGCTGTCCCTGCCACCGGACACCCAGAGCTCCGTGGCCGAGATCTCCACCATTGCCAAGGAGGTGGACAAGGTGAACCAGATCATCAACAACTGCATCGATGCCTTGAAATCTGAGTCCACCTCCTTCCAAGGGGTGAAATCGGGGGCAGTTTCCACAGTGGAGCCTCAGCTGGTGCTCTTATCAGAGCAGATCCCCAGCAAGCACGGGTTCCTCTCCCCTGTCTACAAGGAAAGCTACAACCACCCCCTCCAGCGGCACCACAGCATGGAGGCCGCCCCCAAACGCTCCAGCACCTCTTCCAGCGGCTCCATACGGAGCCCCAGGTCCTACCGCTCCGAGGGATCGGGCCACAAATCAGAAGCCAAATACATCGAGAAGACGTCCCCCACCACTGACACCATCCTCACTGTGACACCGGCCGCGGCCATCCTGCGGGCGGAGGCGGAGAAGATCCGGCAGTACAGCGAACACCGGCACTCGTACCCCGGCTCGCACCAGGGGGAGCAGCACGACAGCATGGCGGGGCGAAAGCCCTCCATCCTGGAGCCTCTGACCCGTCCTCGCCCCAGAGACCTGGCCTATTCCCAGCTCTCGCCCCAATACCACAACCTGAGCTACACCTCCAGCCCCGAGTACACCTGCAAACCTTCGCACAGCATCTGGGAGCGCTTCAAACTCAACCGCAAGCGGCACAAAGACGAGGAGGAGTACATGGCAGCCGGCCATGCCCTACGCAAAAAGGTCCAGTTTGCCAAAGACGAGGATCTTCACGACATCTTAGACTACTGGAAGGGCGTCTCTGCCCAGCAAAAGTCCTGA